One segment of Drosophila ananassae strain 14024-0371.13 chromosome 3R, ASM1763931v2, whole genome shotgun sequence DNA contains the following:
- the LOC6507017 gene encoding mitochondrial carrier protein Rim2 isoform X2 translates to MAQNTADTFIHLIAGGSAGTVGAVVTCPLEVVKTRLQSSTAFMTPARMVENAGGGPANGGQSELLRPEQRRKLSTTILRNRSQPQIMAISHCGISSTTPKSMSIIQCLRHIVQNEGPRALFKGLGPNLVGVAPSRAIYFCTYSQTKNTLNSLGFVERDSPLVHIMSAASAGFVSSTATNPIWFVKTRMQLDYNSKVQMTVRQCIERVYAQGGVRAFYKGITASYFGICETMVHFVIYEFIKSKLLEQRNQRHTDTKGSRDFLEFMMAGAVSKTIASCIAYPHEVARTRLREEGNKYNSFWQTLHTVWKEEGRAGLYRGLATQLVRQIPNTAIMMATYEAVVYVLTRRFNNKSNEFYDF, encoded by the exons ATGGCCCAAAACACAGCAGATACTTTCATCCATCTGATTGCCGGCGG ATCGGCTGGCACTGTTGGCGCCGTGGTCACATGCCCCCTGGAGGTGGTTAAGACGCGTCTGCAGAGCTCCACGGCGTTTATGACGCCGGCTAGGATGGTGGAGAATGCCGGCGGTGGACCGGCGAACGGTGGCCAATCGGAGCTTCTTAGGCCGGAACAACGACGTAAGCTAAGCACAACGATATTACGTAACAGATCACAGCCACAG ATAATGGCCATTTCACATTGTGGGATCTCCTCGACAACACCCAAGTCCATGAGCATCATTCAGTGTCTGAG acACATTGTTCAGAACGAGGGTCCGCGCGCTCTCTTCAAAGGTCTGGGACCGAATCTCGTGGGCGTGGCCCCCTCCAGAGCCATCTACTTCTGCACCTACTCGCAGACCAAGAACACGCTCAACAGTTTGGG CTTTGTTGAACGTGACTCGCCATTGGTTCACATCATGAGTGCCGCCAGTGCCGGATTTGTCTCCTCCACGGCCACGAATCCCATTTGGTTTGTCAAGACCCGGATGCAACTCGACTACAACTCCAAGGTCCAGATGACGGTGAGGCAGTGCATCGAAAGGGTCTATGCCCAGGGCGGTGTTAGGGCCTTCTACAAGGGCATCACGGCCAGTTATTTTGGCATCTGCGAGACCATGGTCCACTTTGTCATCTACGAGTTTATTAAATCGAAATTG TTGGAGCAACGAAATCAGAGGCATACGGACACTAAGGGCTCCCGCGACTTCCTTGAGTTCATGATGGCCGGCGCCGTCTCCAAGACGATTGCCTCCTGCATCGCTTATCCCCACGAGGTGGCACGTACTCGCCTGCGGGAGGAGGGCAACAAGTACAACTCCTTCTGGCAGACACTGCACACGGTGTGGAAGGAGGAGGGCAGGGCAGGACTGTATAG AGGCTTGGCCACCCAGCTGGTGCGACAGATTCCCAACACGGCGATCATGATGGCCACCTACGAAGCTGTGGTCTACGTCCTAACCCGTCGTTTCAACAACAAGTCCAATGAGTTTTACgatttttaa
- the LOC6507017 gene encoding mitochondrial carrier protein Rim2 isoform X1: MAQNTADTFIHLIAGGSAGTVGAVVTCPLEVVKTRLQSSTAFMTPARMVENAGGGPANGGQSELLRPEQRRKLSTTILRNRSQPQVIGGVRRIMAISHCGISSTTPKSMSIIQCLRHIVQNEGPRALFKGLGPNLVGVAPSRAIYFCTYSQTKNTLNSLGFVERDSPLVHIMSAASAGFVSSTATNPIWFVKTRMQLDYNSKVQMTVRQCIERVYAQGGVRAFYKGITASYFGICETMVHFVIYEFIKSKLLEQRNQRHTDTKGSRDFLEFMMAGAVSKTIASCIAYPHEVARTRLREEGNKYNSFWQTLHTVWKEEGRAGLYRGLATQLVRQIPNTAIMMATYEAVVYVLTRRFNNKSNEFYDF, from the exons ATGGCCCAAAACACAGCAGATACTTTCATCCATCTGATTGCCGGCGG ATCGGCTGGCACTGTTGGCGCCGTGGTCACATGCCCCCTGGAGGTGGTTAAGACGCGTCTGCAGAGCTCCACGGCGTTTATGACGCCGGCTAGGATGGTGGAGAATGCCGGCGGTGGACCGGCGAACGGTGGCCAATCGGAGCTTCTTAGGCCGGAACAACGACGTAAGCTAAGCACAACGATATTACGTAACAGATCACAGCCACAGGTGATTGGGGGTGTGCGTAGG ATAATGGCCATTTCACATTGTGGGATCTCCTCGACAACACCCAAGTCCATGAGCATCATTCAGTGTCTGAG acACATTGTTCAGAACGAGGGTCCGCGCGCTCTCTTCAAAGGTCTGGGACCGAATCTCGTGGGCGTGGCCCCCTCCAGAGCCATCTACTTCTGCACCTACTCGCAGACCAAGAACACGCTCAACAGTTTGGG CTTTGTTGAACGTGACTCGCCATTGGTTCACATCATGAGTGCCGCCAGTGCCGGATTTGTCTCCTCCACGGCCACGAATCCCATTTGGTTTGTCAAGACCCGGATGCAACTCGACTACAACTCCAAGGTCCAGATGACGGTGAGGCAGTGCATCGAAAGGGTCTATGCCCAGGGCGGTGTTAGGGCCTTCTACAAGGGCATCACGGCCAGTTATTTTGGCATCTGCGAGACCATGGTCCACTTTGTCATCTACGAGTTTATTAAATCGAAATTG TTGGAGCAACGAAATCAGAGGCATACGGACACTAAGGGCTCCCGCGACTTCCTTGAGTTCATGATGGCCGGCGCCGTCTCCAAGACGATTGCCTCCTGCATCGCTTATCCCCACGAGGTGGCACGTACTCGCCTGCGGGAGGAGGGCAACAAGTACAACTCCTTCTGGCAGACACTGCACACGGTGTGGAAGGAGGAGGGCAGGGCAGGACTGTATAG AGGCTTGGCCACCCAGCTGGTGCGACAGATTCCCAACACGGCGATCATGATGGCCACCTACGAAGCTGTGGTCTACGTCCTAACCCGTCGTTTCAACAACAAGTCCAATGAGTTTTACgatttttaa
- the LOC6507017 gene encoding mitochondrial carrier protein Rim2 isoform X3, whose amino-acid sequence MPAVDRRTVANRSFLGRNNDIMAISHCGISSTTPKSMSIIQCLRHIVQNEGPRALFKGLGPNLVGVAPSRAIYFCTYSQTKNTLNSLGFVERDSPLVHIMSAASAGFVSSTATNPIWFVKTRMQLDYNSKVQMTVRQCIERVYAQGGVRAFYKGITASYFGICETMVHFVIYEFIKSKLLEQRNQRHTDTKGSRDFLEFMMAGAVSKTIASCIAYPHEVARTRLREEGNKYNSFWQTLHTVWKEEGRAGLYRGLATQLVRQIPNTAIMMATYEAVVYVLTRRFNNKSNEFYDF is encoded by the exons ATGCCGGCGGTGGACCGGCGAACGGTGGCCAATCGGAGCTTCTTAGGCCGGAACAACGAC ATAATGGCCATTTCACATTGTGGGATCTCCTCGACAACACCCAAGTCCATGAGCATCATTCAGTGTCTGAG acACATTGTTCAGAACGAGGGTCCGCGCGCTCTCTTCAAAGGTCTGGGACCGAATCTCGTGGGCGTGGCCCCCTCCAGAGCCATCTACTTCTGCACCTACTCGCAGACCAAGAACACGCTCAACAGTTTGGG CTTTGTTGAACGTGACTCGCCATTGGTTCACATCATGAGTGCCGCCAGTGCCGGATTTGTCTCCTCCACGGCCACGAATCCCATTTGGTTTGTCAAGACCCGGATGCAACTCGACTACAACTCCAAGGTCCAGATGACGGTGAGGCAGTGCATCGAAAGGGTCTATGCCCAGGGCGGTGTTAGGGCCTTCTACAAGGGCATCACGGCCAGTTATTTTGGCATCTGCGAGACCATGGTCCACTTTGTCATCTACGAGTTTATTAAATCGAAATTG TTGGAGCAACGAAATCAGAGGCATACGGACACTAAGGGCTCCCGCGACTTCCTTGAGTTCATGATGGCCGGCGCCGTCTCCAAGACGATTGCCTCCTGCATCGCTTATCCCCACGAGGTGGCACGTACTCGCCTGCGGGAGGAGGGCAACAAGTACAACTCCTTCTGGCAGACACTGCACACGGTGTGGAAGGAGGAGGGCAGGGCAGGACTGTATAG AGGCTTGGCCACCCAGCTGGTGCGACAGATTCCCAACACGGCGATCATGATGGCCACCTACGAAGCTGTGGTCTACGTCCTAACCCGTCGTTTCAACAACAAGTCCAATGAGTTTTACgatttttaa